The Cydia pomonella isolate Wapato2018A chromosome 17, ilCydPomo1, whole genome shotgun sequence genome includes a window with the following:
- the LOC133527106 gene encoding uncharacterized protein LOC133527106, whose amino-acid sequence MRYLGIVLDSRWTFKKHFEGLVPKLIGAVSALSRLPPNVGGPNVSCRKLYAGVVRSMALYGAPIWAFFLTAENQALLRRPQRVMAVRMARAYRSVSHEAACVLAGTPPWDLDAAALADVYWRVTEARASGIQPPLEEEGETGTDDAVHDCGDAEDTALHTLAVCPAWAEQWAAPVAIVGSDLSLPAVVKAMLGGERPWVAAASFCEDVMAQKEAAERSREEDPASQPMCRKRVGRRRLAYDRRLPP is encoded by the exons ATGCGGTACCTAGGCATAGTCCTCGACAGCCGGTGGACGTTCAAGAAGCACTTTGAAGGCCTTGTTCCCAAACTAATAGGAGCGGTGTCGGCACTTAGCCGGCTTCCACCCAACGTCGGTGGGCCGAATGTGAGCTGCAGGAAGTTGTACGCGGGTGTAGTGCGGTCGATGGCCCTATACGGGGCGCCGATTTGGGCCTTCTTCCTGACCGCCGAAAATCAGGCCCTATTGCGAAGGCCACAGCGGGTCATGGCGGTCAGGATGGCGAGGGCATACCGCTCCGTCTCCCACGAGGCAGCGTGCGTGTTGGCGGGGACTCCGCCTTGGGACCTCGACGCAGCAGCGTTAGCTGACGTTTATTGGCGTGTCACTGAGGCACGAGCCAGTGGGATCCAACCACCCCTGGAGGAG GAGGGCGAGACGGGAACCGACGATGCAGTCCACGACTGCGGCGACGCCGAAGACACGGCGCTACACACGTTGGCGGTGTGCCCAGCGTGGGCGGAGCAGTGGGCCGCACCCGTGGCCATAGTGGGGAGCGACCTTTCCTTGCCAGCGGTGGTGAAAGCCATGCTTGGTGGGGAGAGGCCATGGGTGGCTGCGGCCTCCTTCTGCGAGGACGTGATGGCGCAGAAGGAGGCGGCGGAGCGCAGCAGGGAGGAAGATCCGGCCTCCCAGCCAATGTGCCGCAAACGTGTCGGGCGAAGGCGGTTGGCATACGACCGCCGATTACCCCCATAA